One genomic segment of Paenibacillus durus includes these proteins:
- a CDS encoding DUF6531 domain-containing protein has product MQQKLAEKSKALLDKALEKSGAKKALTKFNHKVLKKFECTKGLGDRFCKWGFEPVDLITGRMMSEATDFAFPGPLPLQWDRRWISDSGHRGLLGHGVHHSFDMRLEVLDDCIGVLLADGRAAGFERLHRGLMETRNPKERLTLRREGTGYAMVEEESRLTYVFESVIAVNRPTGAMKTAEVQRRTAEESQEIRGLGYRINKPLPQKGDVQQASPQEEAARPYRLTRIEDEFGRRIVFTYDARGYLQQVTDSVGRVLEIKTDEAGRIVKVIHVYHPHPNNASSEQREVLVQYRYNEAGDLAAVTDALGQTTEMFYDGHLMLRKKDRNGYSFHWRYDGPTTGARCVHTYGDDGLLEGRIAYHDGWNETTNSQGYVTRYDYTPEYYCTRVVDPLGGVVEYAYSELGEVVSETDADGRVTRYGYDEFGRLVEDIQPDEGIWRFTYDPAGRLAQVTDPEGGIRTWKYDEQGRVSKITGADQTATLFAYDERHRISEVKSPQGAVTKLAYDEQENLIQVTLPDGTSGKWTYNHRGECVQETNPLGAKQTFVYDALGRVVRAELPDDNVIRLQYNAYEEVVLAEDNQHRVAFGYTPLGKLTWREEKGKRIELAYNSEEELTEVINERGERYVLDHDANGNIVRETGFDGIQRQYVRSPGGLLQKVERPGGRWTAYNHDLMGRVTKAEYSDGLVEMFGYNRIGELMETNNPFTTVKLERDTAGRVAREWRDQHWIASQYDEVGNRTVVSSSLGAHITMDRDLLGQVSRMQAQRDGGSNASSGMDSPWTAHMTYNALGQEIERLLPGGVVSEWRYDEAGRPEQHSVKIGGRESRKRRYEWNVNYRLKSMVNELTGHKTQYNYDDFGNLIGATNPFGKIFRMADDVGNLYSSGHKTDRAYGPGGRLLEFEGTHYSYDEEGNLVEKIEPDGTHWRYEYYGNGMMSKVVRPDGKEVTFTYDPLGRRIEKVYDGVKTFFVWDGNNILHEWKEEQPEELTTWVFEDGTFSPAAKLTAEGQYSIVTDHLGTPVEMYSETGERVWACEMDIYGKVQNFELQGQRGACPFRYPGQYEDDETGLYYNRFRYYSPHEGMYTQKDPIGLNGGMVLYGYVHDLNSWIDPFGWIKAPASLPKKSGIYILVSELLGQSYVGSSINMFERISNIGHGKAQKLLAMKTL; this is encoded by the coding sequence ACGACTGCATCGGCGTGCTGTTAGCGGATGGGCGAGCAGCCGGATTTGAGCGCTTGCACCGGGGCTTGATGGAAACGCGGAACCCGAAAGAACGGCTCACCCTGCGCCGCGAGGGAACCGGATATGCGATGGTGGAAGAAGAAAGCCGCCTGACGTATGTCTTCGAGTCTGTGATCGCAGTCAATCGTCCAACGGGAGCGATGAAGACGGCAGAGGTCCAGCGCAGGACAGCAGAAGAGTCGCAGGAGATACGGGGCCTTGGGTATCGCATAAACAAACCGCTTCCGCAGAAAGGTGATGTTCAGCAGGCTTCACCGCAGGAGGAAGCAGCCAGGCCGTACCGTCTGACCCGCATCGAGGATGAGTTTGGCCGTCGGATTGTCTTCACCTATGATGCGCGCGGCTACTTGCAGCAGGTAACCGACAGCGTAGGCCGGGTGCTGGAGATTAAGACCGACGAAGCCGGACGGATCGTGAAAGTCATCCATGTGTACCACCCCCATCCAAACAACGCCTCCAGTGAACAGCGCGAGGTATTGGTGCAGTACCGGTACAACGAAGCCGGCGATCTTGCTGCGGTGACGGATGCGCTAGGACAGACGACCGAGATGTTCTATGACGGGCACCTGATGCTCAGGAAGAAAGACCGCAACGGATACAGCTTCCACTGGCGCTATGACGGCCCGACAACAGGAGCGCGCTGTGTCCATACGTATGGGGACGACGGACTCTTGGAAGGACGAATCGCCTACCATGACGGATGGAATGAAACGACCAACAGCCAAGGGTATGTGACAAGGTATGACTATACCCCGGAGTATTATTGTACCCGGGTCGTCGATCCGCTAGGCGGTGTCGTGGAATATGCGTACAGTGAGCTGGGGGAAGTGGTGAGCGAAACAGATGCGGATGGCCGAGTGACGCGGTATGGGTATGACGAGTTCGGACGGCTGGTTGAGGACATACAGCCGGATGAAGGCATATGGCGCTTTACCTACGACCCAGCCGGACGGCTGGCGCAAGTGACCGACCCCGAGGGCGGCATCCGAACTTGGAAATACGACGAACAGGGCCGGGTTAGCAAAATAACGGGGGCCGACCAAACGGCGACCCTCTTTGCCTATGACGAGCGTCATCGGATCAGCGAAGTGAAGAGCCCGCAGGGCGCGGTAACGAAGCTCGCCTATGATGAGCAAGAGAACCTGATTCAGGTCACTCTGCCCGATGGTACAAGCGGGAAGTGGACGTACAACCATCGAGGGGAATGTGTGCAGGAGACGAATCCGCTCGGAGCGAAGCAAACGTTTGTGTACGATGCGCTGGGGCGGGTCGTGCGCGCCGAGCTGCCGGACGACAATGTGATCCGGCTGCAATACAATGCGTATGAGGAAGTTGTGTTGGCAGAAGATAACCAGCACCGCGTAGCGTTTGGCTATACCCCGCTTGGGAAATTGACGTGGCGCGAAGAAAAGGGTAAACGCATCGAGCTTGCCTATAACAGCGAAGAAGAACTGACCGAAGTGATCAATGAGCGCGGCGAGCGCTATGTGCTGGATCACGATGCAAATGGAAACATCGTTCGCGAAACGGGATTCGACGGAATCCAAAGACAATATGTACGAAGTCCAGGCGGTTTATTGCAGAAGGTGGAACGACCAGGCGGCAGATGGACGGCTTACAACCATGACCTCATGGGCCGCGTGACCAAAGCGGAATACAGTGACGGCCTGGTGGAGATGTTCGGGTATAACCGCATCGGGGAACTAATGGAGACCAACAACCCTTTCACGACCGTCAAGCTGGAGCGTGATACGGCGGGTCGTGTGGCCAGGGAATGGCGCGATCAGCATTGGATAGCCAGCCAATATGATGAAGTGGGTAACCGGACGGTAGTAAGCAGCAGCCTGGGCGCTCATATCACCATGGATCGTGATCTATTGGGGCAAGTAAGTCGGATGCAGGCCCAGCGGGACGGCGGGAGCAACGCTTCTTCGGGAATGGATTCCCCATGGACCGCCCACATGACCTACAATGCGCTGGGACAGGAAATCGAGCGGCTGCTGCCCGGCGGCGTGGTCAGTGAGTGGCGGTATGATGAAGCCGGACGGCCTGAGCAGCACAGCGTCAAGATAGGCGGACGAGAAAGCCGCAAGAGAAGATACGAATGGAACGTCAACTACCGTCTGAAGTCGATGGTGAACGAACTGACCGGACACAAAACCCAGTATAACTATGATGATTTCGGCAACCTGATCGGCGCAACGAATCCCTTCGGCAAGATCTTCCGCATGGCCGATGATGTGGGCAACTTGTACAGCAGCGGCCACAAAACCGACCGGGCATACGGTCCGGGCGGACGTCTGCTGGAATTTGAAGGAACGCATTACAGTTACGACGAAGAAGGCAATCTGGTTGAGAAAATCGAGCCAGACGGCACGCATTGGCGCTACGAATACTACGGCAACGGCATGATGAGCAAAGTCGTGCGGCCCGATGGCAAAGAAGTGACGTTCACGTATGACCCGCTAGGAAGACGGATCGAAAAAGTGTATGATGGGGTCAAGACATTCTTTGTGTGGGATGGGAATAATATCCTGCATGAGTGGAAAGAAGAACAACCGGAAGAGCTTACCACATGGGTGTTCGAAGACGGCACGTTCAGCCCAGCAGCGAAACTAACAGCCGAAGGTCAGTACAGCATCGTCACGGACCATTTAGGAACACCTGTGGAGATGTACAGCGAGACAGGCGAACGGGTCTGGGCGTGTGAGATGGACATCTACGGGAAGGTTCAGAATTTTGAACTCCAAGGTCAGCGTGGCGCATGTCCATTCCGTTATCCCGGACAGTATGAGGATGACGAAACGGGGCTGTACTATAACCGTTTCCGCTACTATTCGCCGCATGAGGGCATGTATACTCAGAAGGACCCGATTGGGCTCAATGGCGGGATGGTGTTGTATGGGTATGTACATGATCTGAATAGCTGGATTGATCCATTTGGTTGGATAAAAGCGCCTGCCTCATTACCAAAAAAATCAGGTATATATATTTTAGTAAGTGAATTATTAGGTCAATCATATGTTGGAAGTAGTATTAACATGTTTGAGAGGATTTCTAATATCGGCCATGGCAAAGCTCAAAAACTTTTAGCCATGAAGACGTTATAG